The DNA region aataataataataataataataataataataattttagacttATGAAGTTGCGATTCACCGAATTTTAAAAGTTCGGTTTGCAAACAAATTGTTTTCTTATGAAGGAAAATACATCATGAATCAATAAAATTTATAGAAATGTCACATTGTCATTTATAACTAAAAGTTATAGAATTGAGAGTTGCAATTACCTCTTAACAATGAAATCTCATTAAATGGTAAAGACAAAACGCATTATATGACAAGCAAACTGTAAGAAATAGCCTCCAATAATGAGAGGTAAGGATTATTCTCTAcgtgatagcaaggtgttatcctaggTGATTTCAAGACAGATTAGGATAAAAttaaagattgagaatttcatcAGTAAGttatttatggtacaggtaaaataagcttatTTACAAccataagaataagcttagaaactTTGCAAATATCGATAAAGTAATAGAGTATTTAATTCCCAAAGTGATTCTCAGGTAAATATACCTTTATATAGTTGCTCAGTATTCACAACCCATGCGGAATAACAATAAGAAAGACATGTTTATAGTTTCCTTTGTAGATGTCCTTCCTGTTCGCCTTCTTAATGCTTATTTCTAACGTTTCTACCTTCCATTGTAGACCATATCATTTCAAGAAATAGTAAAGGTTCCTTTAAACAACTTGAAATGTAAAGTTTAAATCGACCAGCAAAAGCATCAAATGAAATTTTATCCAGACAATAGTCTCTTGAATAAACATACGGATTAATAATATAGAGTTTTCTTATAACATTTTAAAGGATATTTCTTCAAAATTCCTTAAAGACATTAAGTGATTTTTCAAGTCATGCGAAAAATTGTTTACTTCTGACTATAGATTGATTTAATCTTCAagttcaaaaaagaaaagaaaatactctTAAAAACCTACAAAATCTAGATTAATGTTACTTTACTTAGCTAGGCACGAGTAAAAGAACATTAACTCGTCCAGTTCAAGGACTTGAACACTCTATAAAGAACAATGGAGCTTCTAAAACACTTAGATTCTAAAAAGGTTTCGTGATAGCGAGTCAATGGACGTCGACAGGTTTACGTGATTAGAAAGAAGATATTTCTTCAATTGTTTGAATACAACGTCTGTAACCATGGTAATTGCGACGCCTGTTAATTCCCTAACAATCTAAATGCTCTGTATGGGCCAGGTTAGAGGAGATAGACAGCTGAGATTCTTTAAGATTGCCTAAATTTTACAGTAAACTGCAAAGAACGGACaagttattaatatagttatttgacaattttcaacattttaaatctaacttttcttatatttttagaaatttttgTCTATTATCCAAATCTTAAATATTCATTTCTTTGACTAATAGCATTTTTGGCATTACATAAGGGGGCTTCATAGTAAATACAAACAGACTTTAACGGCTAAATTAAGAATTACTATGAACATTATTCATAATATACACATTGTGACCCCTATAAAATTTCTAAACAATCATATAAAAAAGTGGTTACTCCCAAAAAAGaggcaacagaaaaaaaatattcataatacagTTGGTATTTAAACAATATAGTTTAAAAACAATATGAATTTTCACAATCATATTTTAAGCTATGTTGATTttagacacacacatttatatatatatatatatatatatatatatatatatatatatatatatatatatatatatatatatatatatatatatatatatatatatatatatatatataggctacatatgtaaatatatatatatatatatatatatatatatatatatatatatatatatatatatatataaatttatatatatatatatatatatatatatatatatatatatatatatatatatatatatatatatatatgtgtgtgtgtgtgtgtgtgtatatatatatataatatatatacacacacaacatacacaaaTGTTTTGGGTAACAGTCTCAAGTAAGTCCTATGTGTAATATTTTGACAGCATAAACACATCTACatattataggagagagagagagagagagagagagagagagagagagagagagagagagagagagagagagagagagagaatattctaagaCCATGCAAGCTTCTTCTCACAGATGTAGCCATAAGGGAACCTCCTGTCTTTTCCAACCAGCTTTCCAGTGTTTGGGTTGATGACGTGAGCAGCACTACCTATGTAGCTGCCAGAGTCAACTTCCTCTGCCTGAATTGTACGGTTTGTGTATGGGTCTGCCCACCAAAGGTTGGGGATGCTCCACACCCAGAGATCGAACCCggtcactgttaaaaaaaaatattattattattattattattattattattattattattattattattattattattattagctaagaaaaccccttttttggaaaagcaggatgctatatgcccaaggacccaacagagaaaatagcccagtgaggaaaggaaattaggaaacacatagaatagagtgcctgggtttattattattattattattattattattattattattattattattattattattagttaagctaggTTAAACCCTTATttggaagcaggatgctataagctcaagggacccaacagagaaaatagcccagtgaggaaaggaaataaggaaacaaatagaatacagtgcctgggtgtaccctctaGTAAGTGGGCTCTAATCCAATatagtagaagatcatggtacagaggctacggcactacgcaagactagagaacaatggtttgagtttggagtggtCTTcccctagaaaaactgcttaccatgcctaaaagagtctattctacccttaccaagagggaagtacccattgaacaattatagtgcagtagataaccctttgagtgaagtttttttcagttatcttacATATTGTCTCATGTATAGgcaaagaggagaatatgtaaagattgggccagactattcggggcatgtgtaggaaaaggaaaatgagccgtaaccagagaggagtccAATGCCGTActaactggccagtcaaaggacccaataactctcaggtggtagtatctcaactggtaagTAAAGTTTCACCCTTTGGTAACTAGCTCAGCTTGATTCTATTGTTTCCTAGGCCTCGTTGGGACCCATTGCCACTTGCCTTACTCTCAAGAGAGAAAGAAGGTAATATAAGACGTCTACAATTGCTAAGAAAGACCAGAATGTGTAAGTGGGAAATGTATGTATGCAAAACTCAGAATAAGAATTGATTTCAGAGCTCAACaaagagatgactggggaaatttaaccaaggctctttgcatcaacaggcgtaggatgatgatgatgatgatgatgatgatgatgatgtaaaactcagggaaacgtgatgctcagatgcaaaagaaccacagagtaaatgaaaaagaaaatataagattaagtcctgattagttccGACTTCTTGAAAGGACtactgaagaagtaagacgaagcTAGTCAACTTTAtcgtatattttctatttcattctcccTGTgtctttttgcatatatatacacaaacacacacacacacacacacacacacacatatatatatatatatatatatatatatatatatatatatatatatatatatatatgtatatatatatatatatgtgtgtgtgtgtgtgtgtatcatcacacATATCAATAACGGAAATTTGGTCCATAAAGGGAGGTTATTAAATGTAAAAATCTACAGTTAAACATGTCTACCCTCTGCACATGATCCAATACACAGTTAACGTTACATTTCTTGTTTTAACAAAAAGCAACATATACACGTATAATtgtcatatgaaatatatacagtCAAACTCAAAAGTCTGCCGCCACTCTCAGACCATTACTTTCCCAGTGTCaataccatattattattactctctaagctacaatcttagttagaaaagcaaagtgttataagcctaagggctccaacagggaagataacccagtatggaaaggaaataaagaaacagaatagtgtCAGAGTGTATAAGGGCCTTTTCACACTATGCGATTGAAATCAGCCAGAGGAGCAGCACAGCGCTTACAAGTGGACTGATAAACCTAATGGGGCCTTTCACATTAAAGCAGCTCGGCGTTTTTGCCGCCgcggtgccgctttgcatgagtGGTGTCCCACTGGCTTGAAGCGGTGCCGCTCCCGTTGGCAGTTGTAATTGGCCTAAGACTTCCTGGCATAGGAGAGAGTGTTGACAAACTTTTGCACTTGACTGTacatgaaaagaaagaaaggaaattacCTGCTCTTACTGACAGAAAGTTGGTGTACAGGCGTCTTAGATGTTGCGGATTTTCTGCATAGAATAATTTTGCCCCTTTAGTCGCACAAATATCATTGGCTACGGCTCTAGAGACAGCCACTCGATCAACTACGAGGATACAGCCCACACCGCGTACATTAACAAAAGGAGCATCACAGCTGTATGGTCCTGGAAGATCAAGAAAAGAAATTAATGTCGACAGctattaccccttttacccccaatggacgtactagtacgtttcacaaaactcatccctttacccccatggacgtaccggtacgtccttgcaaaaatatgtttttacattttttttgcatatttttgataactttatgagaaacttaaggcattttccaaaataatgagaccaacctgacctctctatgacaaaaattaaggctgttagagaaatttaaacAAAATGTAACCATTTTTCTGTTATGATTACTCTAGCATTTCATATTTTATACCTTCTTAACGCAAattccaaaaataatataaaaataaaatcaaaatatgaaagAGAAACCAGTGAATAGAAGCCAGAATACAAGTCGATACCTTTGGGTGTCATGAAGATGGTTACGGCACCAGGTATTTTATCCAAATGTCCGATATTCGTCAATTCGGAGAAGTCACAGTTCGTCTGTCCTGAAGTTAGAGATGGAGAGAAGAAGATTATTTTGTAGCTATAAAACTTGTCAaacgttagtattattattagtagcattatcaatattataattactagctaagctacaagaagGATGACATAAGCCAAagttctccaacaaggaaaaatagcccagtgaggtaatgaaataaggaaataaataaactac from Palaemon carinicauda isolate YSFRI2023 chromosome 35, ASM3689809v2, whole genome shotgun sequence includes:
- the LOC137627922 gene encoding uncharacterized protein isoform X1; this translates as MASTLPLRTSQGHSRHGGPPIHRTGLPLVTWVIAWFLYLAAFSAGQVLREYRIYEHIEFGYGIGPGRAYKSISEASNLGHCRMLCLAELRCKSVTILEADGQTNCDFSELTNIGHLDKIPGAVTIFMTPKGPYSCDAPFVNVRGVGCILVVDRVAVSRAVANDICATKGAKLFYAENPQHLRRLYTNFLSVRAVTGFDLWVWSIPNLWWADPYTNRTIQAEEVDSGSYIGSAAHVINPNTGKLVGKDRRFPYGYICEKKLAWS
- the LOC137627922 gene encoding uncharacterized protein isoform X2 codes for the protein MASTLPLRTSQGHSRHGGPPIHRTGLPLVTWVIAWFLYLAAFSAGQVLREYRIYEHIEFGYGIGPGRAYKSISEASNLGHCRMLCLAELRCKSVTILEADGPYSCDAPFVNVRGVGCILVVDRVAVSRAVANDICATKGAKLFYAENPQHLRRLYTNFLSVRAVTGFDLWVWSIPNLWWADPYTNRTIQAEEVDSGSYIGSAAHVINPNTGKLVGKDRRFPYGYICEKKLAWS